One region of Melitaea cinxia chromosome 29, ilMelCinx1.1, whole genome shotgun sequence genomic DNA includes:
- the LOC123667903 gene encoding uncharacterized protein LOC123667903 has product MEAILNFQRTYLIGNRFTKKTFPGLVPHIQYHICRSSTNMLLKIENQLLQRHRQRETTGIKKLYNSFFVLF; this is encoded by the coding sequence ATGGAGGCCATTCTAAACTTCCAGCGAACGTATTTGATCGGCAATCGCTTCACGAAGAAAACCTTCCCCGGGCTCGTGCCCCACATACAGTATCACATCTGCCGCTCCAGCACCAATATGCTATTGAAAATCGAGAACCAACTCTTACAACGGCATCGTCAGCGGGAAACGACCGGGATCAAGAAACTGTATAACTCGTTCTTCGTTCTCTTCTAA